Proteins co-encoded in one Bos taurus isolate L1 Dominette 01449 registration number 42190680 breed Hereford chromosome X, ARS-UCD2.0, whole genome shotgun sequence genomic window:
- the STARD8 gene encoding stAR-related lipid transfer protein 8 isoform X1 — protein sequence MPLLDVFWACFRKVKCFPLLQGRKNAEAEAKKACRWLRATGFPKYAQLFEEGLFPVDIGSVKKDHSFLDEDSLGALCRRLMTLNSCASMKLEVHFQCKQNEDSEEEEHCTISNHWTFERENKQWSRMGSSDLLAPASPDLPVTSSCEGVLTELSATSLPAITVSLPPEPADLPLLGHSSSPSHWPFFSPTRGQEGPRDKTKKHRSQSFLKHLESLRRKEKGGGRQADLEHSSVTSEKVAKAFSFRSRHGFLYRAKNQAATSASGSGAETQRAWEAWPVAMFQHPPRAHQGDCLVHVPRDHKPGTFPRSLSIESLCPEDGHRLADWQPGRHWGHEGRRGSCGSIGSHTSIYDNMPELYPAEPVLAGAEAEEEEEEGGDSYTHLDDILQHVWGLQQRVELWSQAMCPDLGPGDKEEEEEEEVEEEATSTVEIATDGVEGQTGEAQTQGEAPALRESLALGQVDVQLGVLAQPQTPAKAKFLAQSETGAPGFAQDHEEETHSVGEPTSSSSLSVEEEHVSDTVASSSELDSSRNSMNEAEATGSPTGLQTSVSRERRDSGVGASLTRPCRKLRWHSFQNSHRPSLNSESLEINRQFASQIHLLHKGSLLRLTTFMEKYTIPHKQGWVWSVPKFMKRNKTPNYRGQQVFGVPPLIHVQRTGQPLPQSIQQAMRYLRSQCLDQVGIFRKSGVKSRIQTLRQMNETSPDNVCYEGQSAYDVADLLKQYFRDLPEPIFTSKLTTTFLQIYQLLPKDQWLAATQAATLLLPDENREVLQTLLYFLSDIASAEENQMTAGNLAVCLAPSIFHLNVSKKDNPSPRIKSKRSLVGRPGPRDLSENMAATQGLSHMISDCKKLFQVPQDMVLQLCGSYSAAELSPPGPALAELRQARAAGVSLSLYMEESIQELLHNAAERFKGWMSMPGPQHTELACKKAPDGHPLRVWKASTEVAAPPAVVLHRVLRERALWDEDLLRAQVLEALMPGVELYHYVTDSMAPHPCRDFVVLRMWRSDLPRGGCLLVSQSLDPEQPVPESGVRALMLTSQYLMEPCGLGRSRLTHICRADLRGRSPDWYNKVFGHLCAMEVAKIRDSFPTLQAAGPETKL from the exons AAGCTGAGGCCAAAAAAGCATGCAGGTGGCTCCGAGCAACAGGCTTCCCTAAGTATGCTCAGCTTTTTGAAG AAGGTTTGTTTCCTGTGGATATTGGCTCTGTGAAGAAGGACCACAGTTTTTTGGACGAGGACTCTTTGGGGGCCCTGTGCAG GAGGCTGATGACCTTGAACAGTTGTGCCTCGATGAAACTGGAGGTTCATTTTCAATGCAAGCAG AATGAAGACTCAGAGGAGGAAGAGCACTGTACCATCAGCAACCACTGGACCTTTGAGCGAGAAAATAAGCAGTGGTCTCGCATGGGTTCCTCTGACTTGTTGGCCCCAGCAAGCCCTGACCTGCCAGTGACCTCTAGCTGTGAGGGCGTCCTCACTGAGCTTAGTGCCACCTCCCTGCCTGCCATCACTGTGAGCCTACCACCTGAGCCAGCGGATCTGCCCTTGCTAGGCCATTCTTCCAGCCCAAGTCACTGGCCCTTCTTCAGCCCCACTCGGGGCCAGGAGGGCCCCCGGGACAAAACCAAGAAGCACCgttcccagagcttcctcaagcACCTTGAGTCTCTCAGACGGAAGGAAAAGGGTGGAGGCCGGCAAGCAGATCTGGAGCACAGCTCAGTCACCTCAGAAAAGGTTGCCAAAGCCTTCTCTTTCCGAAGTCGCCATGGCTTCCTCTATCGGGCCAAGAACCAGGCGGCCACATCAGCCAGTGGCAGTGGCGCTGAGACTCAGAGGGCCTGGGAGGCCTGGCCTGTGGCCATGTTCCAGCATCCTCCGCGGGCACACCAGGGTGATTGCCTGGTGCATGTGCCCAGAGACCACAAACCAGGCACATTCCCTCGCTCCTTGTCCATTGAGAGCCTGTGCCCAGAGGATGGACACCGCCTGGCAGATTGGCAGCCGGGTAGGCACTGGGGCCATGAAGGGCGCCGGGGCTCCTGTGGCTCCATAGGTAGCCACACCAGCATCTATGACAACATGCCAGAGCTGTATCCAGCTGAGCCTGTACTGGCTGGGGCCGAggctgaagaggaggaggaggaaggtggggaCAGCTACACTCACCTGGATGACATCCTCCAGCACGTGTGGGGGTTGCAGCAGCGGGTAGAGCTCTGGTCTCAAGCCATGTGCCCAGACCTGGGGCCTGGAgataaggaagaagaggaggaggaggaagtagaGGAGGAGGCCACTTCAACAGTAGAAATAGCCACCGATGGAGTGGAAGGCCAGACCGGTGAGGCTCAGACCCAGGGAGAGGCTCCAGCCCTCAGGGAGTCCCTAGCCCTGGGCCAGGTGGATGTGCAACTTGGAGTCCTGGCTCAGCCTCAGACCCCTGCCAAGGCTAAGTTCCTGGCACAGTCAGAGACTGGGGCCCCAGGCTTTGCCCAGGATCATGAGGAGGAGACACATTCAGTGGGAGAACCAACCTCTTCCTCCAGCCTGTCTGTGGAAGAAGAACACGTTTCCGACACTGTGGCCTCCTCCAGTGAGCTGGATAGTAGCAGGAACTCCATGAACGAGGCTGAGGCTACAGGGTCCCCAACTGGACTCCAGACATCAGTATCCCGTGAGCGACGAGATTCAGGTGTCGGGGCCTCACTTACCAGACCCTGCAG GAAGCTCCGTTGGCACAGCTTTCAGAACTCTCACCGGCCCAGCCTCAACTCAGAGTCATTGGAGATCAACCGGCAGTTTGCCAGCCAGATACACCTCCTGCACAAGGGCTCACTGCTGCGGCTCACCACTTTCATGGAGAAGTACACCATCCCCCACAAACAGGGCTGGGTCTG GTCAGTCCCCAAGTTCATGAAGAGGAACAAGACACCAAACTACCGGGGCCAGCAGGTATTTGGGGTGCCACCCCTCATTCATGTGCAGCGCACAGGCCAGCCACTGCCCCAGAGCATTCAGCAAGCCATGCGCTACCTGCGTAGCCAGTGCCTGGACCAG GTGGGCATCTTCCGCAAGTCTGGGGTGAAGTCCAGGATCCAGACCCTGCGTCAAATGAATGAGACCTCCCCTGACAACGTCTGCTATGAGGGTCAGTCAGCCTATGATGTGGCTGACTTACTGAAGCAGTATTTCCGGGACCTGCCCGAGCCCATCTTCACCAGCAAGCTTACTACCACTTTCCTGCAGATCTACCAGC TCCTCCCCAAGGATCAGTGGTTGGCAGCCACACAAGCCGCCACCTTGCTGCTTCCCGATGAGAACCGAGAGGTACTACAGACCCTGCTCTATTTCCTAAGTGACATTGCCTCTGCTGAGGAGAACCAGATGACAGCCGGTAACTTGGCAGTGTGCCTGGCACCTTCTATTTTCCACCTCAACGTCTCCAAGAAGGATAACCCCTCACCCAG GATCAAGAGCAAACGCAGCCTAGTTGGCCGGCCAGGCCCTAGGGACTTAAGTGAGAACATGGCTGCCACCCAGGGCTTATCACACATGATCAGTGACTGCAAGAAACTTTTCCAG GTGCCCCAAGACATGGTGCTACAACTGTGTGGCTCCTACAGTGCGGCCGAACTCAGCCCTCCAGGCCCAGCCCTGGCTGAACTGCGGCAGGCCCGGGCTGCTGGTGTAAGCCTGAGCCTCTATATGGAAGAGAGCATCCAGGAGCTGCTGCACAATGCTGCTGAGCGCTTCAAGGGCTGGATGAGCATGCCGGGGCCCCAGCACACGGAGCTGGCTTGCAAGAAG GCACCAGACGGGCACCCGCTGCGCGTGTGGAAGGCATCCACAGAAGTGGCAGCCCCTCCAGCCGTGGTGCTACACCGTGTCCTGCGGGAGAGGGCCCTCTGGGATGAGGATCTCCTGCGGGCCCAGGTGTTGGAAGCCCTGATGCCGGGTGTGGAGCTGTACCACTATGTCACTGACAGCATGGCACCCCATCCCTGCCGTGACTTTGTGGTGCTCCG GATGTGGCGCTCTGACCTGCCCCGTGGGGGTTGCCTCCTCGTGTCTCAGTCCCTGGATCCTGAGCAGCCTGTGCCGGAGTCGGGGGTGCGGGCTCTGATGCTCACGTCCCAGTACCTCATGGAACCCTGTGGCCTGGGCCGCTCCCGGCTCACTCACATCTGCCGTGCTGACCTCAG GGGCCGTTCTCCTGACTGGTACAACAAAGTCTTCGGACACCTGTGCGCCATGGAGGTGGCAAAGATCCGGGATTCCTTCCCGACCCTGCAGGCAGCTGGCCCTGAGACAAAGTTGTGA
- the STARD8 gene encoding stAR-related lipid transfer protein 8: MTLNSCASMKLEVHFQCKQNEDSEEEEHCTISNHWTFERENKQWSRMGSSDLLAPASPDLPVTSSCEGVLTELSATSLPAITVSLPPEPADLPLLGHSSSPSHWPFFSPTRGQEGPRDKTKKHRSQSFLKHLESLRRKEKGGGRQADLEHSSVTSEKVAKAFSFRSRHGFLYRAKNQAATSASGSGAETQRAWEAWPVAMFQHPPRAHQGDCLVHVPRDHKPGTFPRSLSIESLCPEDGHRLADWQPGRHWGHEGRRGSCGSIGSHTSIYDNMPELYPAEPVLAGAEAEEEEEEGGDSYTHLDDILQHVWGLQQRVELWSQAMCPDLGPGDKEEEEEEEVEEEATSTVEIATDGVEGQTGEAQTQGEAPALRESLALGQVDVQLGVLAQPQTPAKAKFLAQSETGAPGFAQDHEEETHSVGEPTSSSSLSVEEEHVSDTVASSSELDSSRNSMNEAEATGSPTGLQTSVSRERRDSGVGASLTRPCRKLRWHSFQNSHRPSLNSESLEINRQFASQIHLLHKGSLLRLTTFMEKYTIPHKQGWVWSVPKFMKRNKTPNYRGQQVFGVPPLIHVQRTGQPLPQSIQQAMRYLRSQCLDQVGIFRKSGVKSRIQTLRQMNETSPDNVCYEGQSAYDVADLLKQYFRDLPEPIFTSKLTTTFLQIYQLLPKDQWLAATQAATLLLPDENREVLQTLLYFLSDIASAEENQMTAGNLAVCLAPSIFHLNVSKKDNPSPRIKSKRSLVGRPGPRDLSENMAATQGLSHMISDCKKLFQVPQDMVLQLCGSYSAAELSPPGPALAELRQARAAGVSLSLYMEESIQELLHNAAERFKGWMSMPGPQHTELACKKAPDGHPLRVWKASTEVAAPPAVVLHRVLRERALWDEDLLRAQVLEALMPGVELYHYVTDSMAPHPCRDFVVLRMWRSDLPRGGCLLVSQSLDPEQPVPESGVRALMLTSQYLMEPCGLGRSRLTHICRADLRGRSPDWYNKVFGHLCAMEVAKIRDSFPTLQAAGPETKL; this comes from the exons ATGACCTTGAACAGTTGTGCCTCGATGAAACTGGAGGTTCATTTTCAATGCAAGCAG AATGAAGACTCAGAGGAGGAAGAGCACTGTACCATCAGCAACCACTGGACCTTTGAGCGAGAAAATAAGCAGTGGTCTCGCATGGGTTCCTCTGACTTGTTGGCCCCAGCAAGCCCTGACCTGCCAGTGACCTCTAGCTGTGAGGGCGTCCTCACTGAGCTTAGTGCCACCTCCCTGCCTGCCATCACTGTGAGCCTACCACCTGAGCCAGCGGATCTGCCCTTGCTAGGCCATTCTTCCAGCCCAAGTCACTGGCCCTTCTTCAGCCCCACTCGGGGCCAGGAGGGCCCCCGGGACAAAACCAAGAAGCACCgttcccagagcttcctcaagcACCTTGAGTCTCTCAGACGGAAGGAAAAGGGTGGAGGCCGGCAAGCAGATCTGGAGCACAGCTCAGTCACCTCAGAAAAGGTTGCCAAAGCCTTCTCTTTCCGAAGTCGCCATGGCTTCCTCTATCGGGCCAAGAACCAGGCGGCCACATCAGCCAGTGGCAGTGGCGCTGAGACTCAGAGGGCCTGGGAGGCCTGGCCTGTGGCCATGTTCCAGCATCCTCCGCGGGCACACCAGGGTGATTGCCTGGTGCATGTGCCCAGAGACCACAAACCAGGCACATTCCCTCGCTCCTTGTCCATTGAGAGCCTGTGCCCAGAGGATGGACACCGCCTGGCAGATTGGCAGCCGGGTAGGCACTGGGGCCATGAAGGGCGCCGGGGCTCCTGTGGCTCCATAGGTAGCCACACCAGCATCTATGACAACATGCCAGAGCTGTATCCAGCTGAGCCTGTACTGGCTGGGGCCGAggctgaagaggaggaggaggaaggtggggaCAGCTACACTCACCTGGATGACATCCTCCAGCACGTGTGGGGGTTGCAGCAGCGGGTAGAGCTCTGGTCTCAAGCCATGTGCCCAGACCTGGGGCCTGGAgataaggaagaagaggaggaggaggaagtagaGGAGGAGGCCACTTCAACAGTAGAAATAGCCACCGATGGAGTGGAAGGCCAGACCGGTGAGGCTCAGACCCAGGGAGAGGCTCCAGCCCTCAGGGAGTCCCTAGCCCTGGGCCAGGTGGATGTGCAACTTGGAGTCCTGGCTCAGCCTCAGACCCCTGCCAAGGCTAAGTTCCTGGCACAGTCAGAGACTGGGGCCCCAGGCTTTGCCCAGGATCATGAGGAGGAGACACATTCAGTGGGAGAACCAACCTCTTCCTCCAGCCTGTCTGTGGAAGAAGAACACGTTTCCGACACTGTGGCCTCCTCCAGTGAGCTGGATAGTAGCAGGAACTCCATGAACGAGGCTGAGGCTACAGGGTCCCCAACTGGACTCCAGACATCAGTATCCCGTGAGCGACGAGATTCAGGTGTCGGGGCCTCACTTACCAGACCCTGCAG GAAGCTCCGTTGGCACAGCTTTCAGAACTCTCACCGGCCCAGCCTCAACTCAGAGTCATTGGAGATCAACCGGCAGTTTGCCAGCCAGATACACCTCCTGCACAAGGGCTCACTGCTGCGGCTCACCACTTTCATGGAGAAGTACACCATCCCCCACAAACAGGGCTGGGTCTG GTCAGTCCCCAAGTTCATGAAGAGGAACAAGACACCAAACTACCGGGGCCAGCAGGTATTTGGGGTGCCACCCCTCATTCATGTGCAGCGCACAGGCCAGCCACTGCCCCAGAGCATTCAGCAAGCCATGCGCTACCTGCGTAGCCAGTGCCTGGACCAG GTGGGCATCTTCCGCAAGTCTGGGGTGAAGTCCAGGATCCAGACCCTGCGTCAAATGAATGAGACCTCCCCTGACAACGTCTGCTATGAGGGTCAGTCAGCCTATGATGTGGCTGACTTACTGAAGCAGTATTTCCGGGACCTGCCCGAGCCCATCTTCACCAGCAAGCTTACTACCACTTTCCTGCAGATCTACCAGC TCCTCCCCAAGGATCAGTGGTTGGCAGCCACACAAGCCGCCACCTTGCTGCTTCCCGATGAGAACCGAGAGGTACTACAGACCCTGCTCTATTTCCTAAGTGACATTGCCTCTGCTGAGGAGAACCAGATGACAGCCGGTAACTTGGCAGTGTGCCTGGCACCTTCTATTTTCCACCTCAACGTCTCCAAGAAGGATAACCCCTCACCCAG GATCAAGAGCAAACGCAGCCTAGTTGGCCGGCCAGGCCCTAGGGACTTAAGTGAGAACATGGCTGCCACCCAGGGCTTATCACACATGATCAGTGACTGCAAGAAACTTTTCCAG GTGCCCCAAGACATGGTGCTACAACTGTGTGGCTCCTACAGTGCGGCCGAACTCAGCCCTCCAGGCCCAGCCCTGGCTGAACTGCGGCAGGCCCGGGCTGCTGGTGTAAGCCTGAGCCTCTATATGGAAGAGAGCATCCAGGAGCTGCTGCACAATGCTGCTGAGCGCTTCAAGGGCTGGATGAGCATGCCGGGGCCCCAGCACACGGAGCTGGCTTGCAAGAAG GCACCAGACGGGCACCCGCTGCGCGTGTGGAAGGCATCCACAGAAGTGGCAGCCCCTCCAGCCGTGGTGCTACACCGTGTCCTGCGGGAGAGGGCCCTCTGGGATGAGGATCTCCTGCGGGCCCAGGTGTTGGAAGCCCTGATGCCGGGTGTGGAGCTGTACCACTATGTCACTGACAGCATGGCACCCCATCCCTGCCGTGACTTTGTGGTGCTCCG GATGTGGCGCTCTGACCTGCCCCGTGGGGGTTGCCTCCTCGTGTCTCAGTCCCTGGATCCTGAGCAGCCTGTGCCGGAGTCGGGGGTGCGGGCTCTGATGCTCACGTCCCAGTACCTCATGGAACCCTGTGGCCTGGGCCGCTCCCGGCTCACTCACATCTGCCGTGCTGACCTCAG GGGCCGTTCTCCTGACTGGTACAACAAAGTCTTCGGACACCTGTGCGCCATGGAGGTGGCAAAGATCCGGGATTCCTTCCCGACCCTGCAGGCAGCTGGCCCTGAGACAAAGTTGTGA
- the STARD8 gene encoding stAR-related lipid transfer protein 8 isoform X2, which produces MPLLDVFWACFRKVKCFPLLQGRKNAEAEAKKACRWLRATGFPKYAQLFEEGLFPVDIGSVKKDHSFLDEDSLGALCRRLMTLNSCASMKLEVHFQCKQNEDSEEEEHCTISNHWTFERENKQWSRMGSSDLLAPASPDLPVTSSCEGVLTELSATSLPAITVSLPPEPADLPLLGHSSSPSHWPFFSPTRGQEGPRDKTKKHRSQSFLKHLESLRRKEKGGGRQADLEHSSVTSEKVAKAFSFRSRHGFLYRAKNQAATSASGSGAETQRAWEAWPVAMFQHPPRAHQGDCLVHVPRDHKPGTFPRSLSIESLCPEDGHRLADWQPGRHWGHEGRRGSCGSIGSHTSIYDNMPELYPAEPVLAGAEAEEEEEEGGDSYTHLDDILQHVWGLQQRVELWSQAMCPDLGPGDKEEEEEEEVEEEATSTVEIATDGVEGQTGEAQTQGEAPALRESLALGQVDVQLGVLAQPQTPAKAKFLAQSETGAPGFAQDHEEETHSVGEPTSSSSLSVEEEHVSDTVASSSELDSSRNSMNEAEATGSPTGLQTSVSRERRDSGVGASLTRPCRKLRWHSFQNSHRPSLNSESLEINRQFASQIHLLHKGSLLRLTTFMEKYTIPHKQGWVWSVPKFMKRNKTPNYRGQQVFGVPPLIHVQRTGQPLPQSIQQAMRYLRSQCLDQVGIFRKSGVKSRIQTLRQMNETSPDNVCYEGQSAYDVADLLKQYFRDLPEPIFTSKLTTTFLQIYQLLPKDQWLAATQAATLLLPDENREVLQTLLYFLSDIASAEENQMTAGNLAVCLAPSIFHLNVSKKDNPSPRIKSKRSLVGRPGPRDLSENMAATQGLSHMISDCKKLFQVPQDMVLQLCGSYSAAELSPPGPALAELRQARAAGVSLSLYMEESIQELLHNAAERFKGWMSMPGPQHTELACKKAPDGHPLRVWKASTEVAAPPAVVLHRVLRERALWDEDLLRAQDVAL; this is translated from the exons AAGCTGAGGCCAAAAAAGCATGCAGGTGGCTCCGAGCAACAGGCTTCCCTAAGTATGCTCAGCTTTTTGAAG AAGGTTTGTTTCCTGTGGATATTGGCTCTGTGAAGAAGGACCACAGTTTTTTGGACGAGGACTCTTTGGGGGCCCTGTGCAG GAGGCTGATGACCTTGAACAGTTGTGCCTCGATGAAACTGGAGGTTCATTTTCAATGCAAGCAG AATGAAGACTCAGAGGAGGAAGAGCACTGTACCATCAGCAACCACTGGACCTTTGAGCGAGAAAATAAGCAGTGGTCTCGCATGGGTTCCTCTGACTTGTTGGCCCCAGCAAGCCCTGACCTGCCAGTGACCTCTAGCTGTGAGGGCGTCCTCACTGAGCTTAGTGCCACCTCCCTGCCTGCCATCACTGTGAGCCTACCACCTGAGCCAGCGGATCTGCCCTTGCTAGGCCATTCTTCCAGCCCAAGTCACTGGCCCTTCTTCAGCCCCACTCGGGGCCAGGAGGGCCCCCGGGACAAAACCAAGAAGCACCgttcccagagcttcctcaagcACCTTGAGTCTCTCAGACGGAAGGAAAAGGGTGGAGGCCGGCAAGCAGATCTGGAGCACAGCTCAGTCACCTCAGAAAAGGTTGCCAAAGCCTTCTCTTTCCGAAGTCGCCATGGCTTCCTCTATCGGGCCAAGAACCAGGCGGCCACATCAGCCAGTGGCAGTGGCGCTGAGACTCAGAGGGCCTGGGAGGCCTGGCCTGTGGCCATGTTCCAGCATCCTCCGCGGGCACACCAGGGTGATTGCCTGGTGCATGTGCCCAGAGACCACAAACCAGGCACATTCCCTCGCTCCTTGTCCATTGAGAGCCTGTGCCCAGAGGATGGACACCGCCTGGCAGATTGGCAGCCGGGTAGGCACTGGGGCCATGAAGGGCGCCGGGGCTCCTGTGGCTCCATAGGTAGCCACACCAGCATCTATGACAACATGCCAGAGCTGTATCCAGCTGAGCCTGTACTGGCTGGGGCCGAggctgaagaggaggaggaggaaggtggggaCAGCTACACTCACCTGGATGACATCCTCCAGCACGTGTGGGGGTTGCAGCAGCGGGTAGAGCTCTGGTCTCAAGCCATGTGCCCAGACCTGGGGCCTGGAgataaggaagaagaggaggaggaggaagtagaGGAGGAGGCCACTTCAACAGTAGAAATAGCCACCGATGGAGTGGAAGGCCAGACCGGTGAGGCTCAGACCCAGGGAGAGGCTCCAGCCCTCAGGGAGTCCCTAGCCCTGGGCCAGGTGGATGTGCAACTTGGAGTCCTGGCTCAGCCTCAGACCCCTGCCAAGGCTAAGTTCCTGGCACAGTCAGAGACTGGGGCCCCAGGCTTTGCCCAGGATCATGAGGAGGAGACACATTCAGTGGGAGAACCAACCTCTTCCTCCAGCCTGTCTGTGGAAGAAGAACACGTTTCCGACACTGTGGCCTCCTCCAGTGAGCTGGATAGTAGCAGGAACTCCATGAACGAGGCTGAGGCTACAGGGTCCCCAACTGGACTCCAGACATCAGTATCCCGTGAGCGACGAGATTCAGGTGTCGGGGCCTCACTTACCAGACCCTGCAG GAAGCTCCGTTGGCACAGCTTTCAGAACTCTCACCGGCCCAGCCTCAACTCAGAGTCATTGGAGATCAACCGGCAGTTTGCCAGCCAGATACACCTCCTGCACAAGGGCTCACTGCTGCGGCTCACCACTTTCATGGAGAAGTACACCATCCCCCACAAACAGGGCTGGGTCTG GTCAGTCCCCAAGTTCATGAAGAGGAACAAGACACCAAACTACCGGGGCCAGCAGGTATTTGGGGTGCCACCCCTCATTCATGTGCAGCGCACAGGCCAGCCACTGCCCCAGAGCATTCAGCAAGCCATGCGCTACCTGCGTAGCCAGTGCCTGGACCAG GTGGGCATCTTCCGCAAGTCTGGGGTGAAGTCCAGGATCCAGACCCTGCGTCAAATGAATGAGACCTCCCCTGACAACGTCTGCTATGAGGGTCAGTCAGCCTATGATGTGGCTGACTTACTGAAGCAGTATTTCCGGGACCTGCCCGAGCCCATCTTCACCAGCAAGCTTACTACCACTTTCCTGCAGATCTACCAGC TCCTCCCCAAGGATCAGTGGTTGGCAGCCACACAAGCCGCCACCTTGCTGCTTCCCGATGAGAACCGAGAGGTACTACAGACCCTGCTCTATTTCCTAAGTGACATTGCCTCTGCTGAGGAGAACCAGATGACAGCCGGTAACTTGGCAGTGTGCCTGGCACCTTCTATTTTCCACCTCAACGTCTCCAAGAAGGATAACCCCTCACCCAG GATCAAGAGCAAACGCAGCCTAGTTGGCCGGCCAGGCCCTAGGGACTTAAGTGAGAACATGGCTGCCACCCAGGGCTTATCACACATGATCAGTGACTGCAAGAAACTTTTCCAG GTGCCCCAAGACATGGTGCTACAACTGTGTGGCTCCTACAGTGCGGCCGAACTCAGCCCTCCAGGCCCAGCCCTGGCTGAACTGCGGCAGGCCCGGGCTGCTGGTGTAAGCCTGAGCCTCTATATGGAAGAGAGCATCCAGGAGCTGCTGCACAATGCTGCTGAGCGCTTCAAGGGCTGGATGAGCATGCCGGGGCCCCAGCACACGGAGCTGGCTTGCAAGAAG GCACCAGACGGGCACCCGCTGCGCGTGTGGAAGGCATCCACAGAAGTGGCAGCCCCTCCAGCCGTGGTGCTACACCGTGTCCTGCGGGAGAGGGCCCTCTGGGATGAGGATCTCCTGCGGGCCCAG GATGTGGCGCTCTGA